The Mucilaginibacter sp. PAMB04168 genome contains the following window.
ACCTTTTAAAAGACCTGCACAAGGCGCAGACAGGCCATTTAAAAGAAATGCAGAAAGCGGAGATAAACCTTTCCGAAAAAGTTCTGAGGGTGGTTTTAAAAGCGACAGAGATTCTTCATTTAAAAAACGTACCGGCGGTGAGCAGCGCGAGGGCGGCGACAAAAAGTACAGCCGACCTACTGCATCATCACGTACCTGGAGCGAGAAACCAGCTGATTTTCAAGACAAGCCATTCCGCGAGCGCAGTGAGCGTTCAGAGGACCGCAAACCGGCTCGTAACGAGAATGCCGATGAACGCCCTACTCGTGTATTAAGGGGCCGCAATACGAAAAAGGCATCTGATAAAGACGAAAGCCACTTAATTAGATTGAACCGTTATATATCTAACGCCGGTATTTGTTCGCGCCGCAAGGCCGATGAGCTGATTGCCGCCGGTGTGGTTTCTGTTAATGGCGAGGTAATTTCTGAACTGGGCCATAAAGTGGACCCATCAAAAGATGTGATACGCTACAACGGCGAAACACTTAAAAGGGAAAAGATGGTGTATGTTCTATTGAACAAACCTAAAGATTATATCACCACAACCGAAGACCCGCAGGAACGCCGCACGGTAATGCACCTGGTAGAAAAAGCCAGCCGTGAACGTATTTACCCTGTTGGCAGGTTAGATCGTAACACTACCGGCTTACTACTCATGACCAATGACGGTGAATTAGCCGACAAGCTTTCGCATCCGCGCAACAGCATTACTAAAATATACCAAGTTGAACTAAACAAGAGCTTAACCCAGGGCGACCTGAACAAGATAAGCTTTGGTTTAGAACTTGAAGACGGCCTCATTAAGCCTGATACCGTAAGCTATGTACAAGGCGGCACTAAACGCGAAGTGGGTATACAGATCCACAGCGGTAAAAACCGTATTGTACGCCGTATCTTTGAACACTTAGGTTACGAGGTGGTAAAGCTGGATCGCACCATCTACGCCAACCTAACTAAAAAAGATCTTCCACGCGGCCGCTGGCGTTACCTGGATGAAAAAGAAATTATCCAACTGAAGCACCTGGTTCAGGTTTAGTTTATTTTTGGAATATAGAATATATGAGAATACAGCCTTTGCAGTTATGCAAAGGCTTTTTTTATGGATAAACTTCCCTTTCAGGTGGCTTAAAATAAAACTAACAAAATCCTCATCGCGACAAAAGATTGAATGTACGGGCCGGAAAGATCAACACCCTAGGTTGGCAAGCTAATCATCTTGCAATAACTTATCAAAATACTTTACTTGCAGAAACCCTTCATCTAATAAAAACCGTTTTTGCTACCTTGCGTTCTTCAAAACCAAAATTCCGATGAAAAAACTGTTATTACTACTGTATATGATACCTGCAACACTTGCTGCACAGCCTAAGCCGCCTAAAACGCTCGATCTGTTGATTGGCACTTACACCACCAATGGCAGCGACGGTATATACGTTTATCGCTTTTACACCGAAAGCGGAAGGCTGGCTTACTTAAGCAGAACAGAAAGAAATGTGGATAACCCATCGTACCTGTGCGTATCAGCCAACGGCAGGTTCATCTATTCGGTAAACGAAATTGGAGATGACCGTAAAGGCAGCGTGAGCGCTTTTTCATTTGAGCCTAAGGTTGGGAAAATTGAGCTGC
Protein-coding sequences here:
- a CDS encoding pseudouridine synthase, whose translation is MVFKKPGNSRDDKSNKSAGRRTGSGDQPRNSSSPRTRNANSGFKKSDDGSAPKKRFGSDTDKKPFSASRKPSTGSYNADDRPKRSYGASTDKKPFAPRGSRPDREGGDKPFKRPAQGADRPFKRNAESGDKPFRKSSEGGFKSDRDSSFKKRTGGEQREGGDKKYSRPTASSRTWSEKPADFQDKPFRERSERSEDRKPARNENADERPTRVLRGRNTKKASDKDESHLIRLNRYISNAGICSRRKADELIAAGVVSVNGEVISELGHKVDPSKDVIRYNGETLKREKMVYVLLNKPKDYITTTEDPQERRTVMHLVEKASRERIYPVGRLDRNTTGLLLMTNDGELADKLSHPRNSITKIYQVELNKSLTQGDLNKISFGLELEDGLIKPDTVSYVQGGTKREVGIQIHSGKNRIVRRIFEHLGYEVVKLDRTIYANLTKKDLPRGRWRYLDEKEIIQLKHLVQV